In Achromobacter spanius, the following proteins share a genomic window:
- a CDS encoding 3-oxoacyl-ACP reductase family protein has protein sequence MGNLNGKVAFVTGGSRGIGVAIVRRLAADGANVAFTYVSVSSADMAQALATELSVDGRRVVAIQADAEDALATRLAVEQAISALGPVDVLVNNAGIFVTGEIGDTSLDDYERMMNINVRAPFVAIRTAQASMPDGGRIINIGSCLAERAGRPGVALYAASKSALIGLSQGLARDLGPRGITVNVVHPGPINTDMNPANGDHASELVAVLSLPHYGEPRDIACMVAFLAGPEGRYVTGASLAVDGGYAA, from the coding sequence ATGGGCAACTTGAACGGGAAAGTGGCATTCGTTACCGGCGGCAGCCGCGGCATTGGCGTGGCCATCGTGCGACGCCTGGCCGCCGACGGCGCCAACGTGGCCTTTACCTACGTCAGCGTGTCTTCCGCCGACATGGCGCAAGCGTTGGCAACGGAACTGTCGGTGGACGGCCGCCGCGTCGTCGCCATCCAGGCCGACGCCGAAGACGCGCTGGCCACACGCCTAGCGGTGGAGCAGGCCATCAGCGCGCTGGGGCCGGTGGATGTGCTGGTCAACAACGCAGGCATATTCGTCACCGGCGAAATCGGTGACACCAGCCTGGACGACTACGAACGCATGATGAACATCAACGTGCGCGCACCCTTCGTCGCCATCCGCACCGCGCAGGCATCCATGCCCGACGGCGGCCGCATCATCAACATCGGCAGTTGCCTGGCCGAGCGCGCCGGCCGCCCGGGCGTGGCGCTGTACGCCGCCAGCAAGTCCGCGCTGATCGGCCTGAGCCAAGGCCTGGCGCGCGACCTGGGCCCACGCGGCATCACCGTCAACGTGGTGCACCCCGGCCCGATCAACACCGACATGAATCCGGCAAATGGTGACCACGCGAGCGAACTGGTGGCCGTGCTGTCCCTGCCGCACTACGGCGAACCCCGCGACATCGCCTGCATGGTCGCGTTTCTGGCCGGCCCCGAAGGGCGCTACGTGACGGGGGCTAGCCTGGCGGTGGATGGCGGATACGCAGCTTGA
- a CDS encoding TetR/AcrR family transcriptional regulator, translating into MAERGRPRNFDRDQALQKAMEVFWSKGYEGASLADLTEAMGINSPSLYGAFGSKEGLFREAVALYRDTTGGSSRRALQDGATARDGVQAMLMSAAERYTAPGTPPGCMIVLGAPSGSVHHDSVGGFLCDSRREMQSRIQARLSGGVDNGELPAGVDVKGLAAFYTTVLHGMSIQARDGASRKTLQSVARQAMCAWDALTGSRPPSGVPPAGNARS; encoded by the coding sequence ATGGCAGAACGTGGGCGTCCCCGGAACTTCGACCGGGACCAGGCCTTGCAAAAGGCCATGGAGGTTTTCTGGTCGAAGGGATATGAAGGCGCATCGCTTGCGGATTTGACCGAGGCGATGGGGATCAACTCGCCCAGCCTATACGGCGCATTCGGCTCAAAAGAAGGACTATTCCGCGAAGCCGTGGCGCTGTATCGCGACACAACGGGCGGGTCGTCGCGGCGCGCTCTGCAAGATGGCGCCACCGCGCGCGACGGCGTCCAGGCCATGTTGATGTCGGCAGCCGAACGCTACACCGCTCCGGGCACCCCGCCCGGCTGCATGATCGTGCTGGGCGCGCCGTCCGGCAGCGTGCACCACGACAGCGTCGGCGGATTCCTCTGCGATAGCCGCCGAGAAATGCAAAGCCGCATCCAGGCCCGCTTGTCGGGCGGCGTGGACAACGGCGAATTGCCGGCCGGCGTCGACGTGAAAGGCCTGGCGGCCTTCTACACAACGGTCCTGCATGGCATGTCGATCCAGGCGCGCGATGGCGCCAGCCGCAAGACGCTGCAATCCGTGGCGCGCCAGGCCATGTGCGCCTGGGACGCGCTGACGGGCAGCCGTCCGCCGTCGGGCGTTCCGCCGGCCGGCAACGCCCGTTCCTGA
- a CDS encoding GGDEF domain-containing protein — protein sequence MFRLDLRRLILWICLLSVVLVLAGGLHASYLVQRDLLLHNALEVNRAYASKLAVTTDLFLADLRRYLAYSADVLADMEARPELMAEETRRQQAQLGHFNSSMVVSPTGKVIAVSSAYPQLLGQHLASDASQHAIRTQQPAISEPYQANSGRWVILYSHPIFSRDYRYLGYIAGTLYLHEDNVLDRLLDKHFYRDDSYLYVMDRNGTLIYHPDRSLLGRKAPDNDGFAAARRGETGERRFTDTHGNDMLAGYAPVPSTGWSIVAERPVASTLRPLVDLLIATARNTLPLLLLSIATIWLLSGWIARPLGELASIARRMQDPDSADSLRGVRSWYFEAAELKRALLIGLAPIHHKIRDLRRESTTDTLTGLLNRRGLDEAMALLQAEGSPVALLAIDIDRFKTINDRFGHVAADRALQALAAVMNEGSRAGDTLARAGGEEFVVLMPGASLRSAAMAAERLRHRIANQQMPDAIGTRITVSVGVARFPDHGATLETVYQRADQSLYHAKNHGRDGVYVADDTAPDGARRVTPEE from the coding sequence ATGTTCCGCCTTGACCTTCGGCGCCTGATCCTGTGGATCTGTTTGCTGTCGGTGGTATTGGTACTGGCGGGCGGGCTGCATGCCAGTTATCTGGTGCAGCGCGACTTGCTGCTGCACAACGCGCTTGAGGTCAACCGCGCCTACGCTTCGAAGCTTGCCGTCACCACCGACCTGTTCCTGGCCGACCTGCGCCGATACCTGGCGTACAGCGCCGACGTGCTGGCCGACATGGAAGCCCGGCCCGAATTGATGGCCGAGGAAACGCGGCGGCAGCAAGCGCAGCTGGGCCACTTCAATTCCAGCATGGTGGTGTCGCCGACCGGCAAGGTGATCGCGGTGTCATCGGCGTACCCGCAGTTGCTGGGCCAGCATCTGGCCAGCGATGCGTCCCAACACGCGATCCGCACGCAGCAGCCCGCCATCAGCGAACCCTACCAAGCCAACTCCGGCCGCTGGGTGATTCTGTATTCGCATCCGATTTTCTCGCGCGACTACCGCTACCTGGGCTATATCGCCGGCACGCTGTACCTGCATGAAGACAATGTGCTGGATCGCCTGCTGGACAAGCACTTCTACCGTGACGACTCCTATCTGTACGTGATGGATCGCAATGGCACGTTGATCTATCACCCGGATCGCAGCCTGCTTGGCCGCAAGGCGCCCGACAACGACGGTTTCGCCGCCGCGCGGCGCGGTGAAACTGGCGAACGACGCTTCACGGACACGCACGGCAACGACATGCTGGCCGGCTATGCGCCGGTGCCCAGCACCGGCTGGAGCATCGTCGCGGAACGGCCCGTGGCCAGCACCTTGCGCCCCTTGGTCGACTTGCTGATCGCCACCGCCCGCAACACGCTGCCCTTGCTGCTGCTGTCCATCGCCACGATCTGGCTGTTGTCGGGCTGGATCGCGCGCCCGCTTGGCGAGCTGGCCAGCATTGCCCGGCGCATGCAGGACCCGGATTCCGCCGATAGCCTACGCGGCGTGCGGTCCTGGTATTTTGAGGCGGCCGAGCTCAAGCGCGCGTTGCTCATCGGCCTGGCACCGATACATCACAAGATTCGGGACCTGCGCCGCGAAAGCACGACGGATACGCTGACGGGCTTGTTGAACCGCCGTGGCCTGGACGAAGCGATGGCGCTGCTGCAAGCAGAGGGTTCGCCCGTGGCCTTGCTGGCCATCGACATTGACCGCTTCAAGACCATCAATGACCGCTTTGGCCACGTCGCGGCGGACCGCGCGTTGCAGGCGCTGGCAGCGGTCATGAACGAAGGCTCGCGCGCGGGCGACACGCTGGCGCGCGCCGGTGGCGAAGAGTTCGTGGTGTTGATGCCGGGCGCATCGCTACGATCCGCGGCGATGGCCGCCGAACGCCTGCGTCACCGCATTGCCAACCAGCAGATGCCCGATGCCATCGGCACACGCATCACGGTGTCGGTGGGCGTGGCGCGCTTTCCCGACCATGGCGCCACACTGGAAACCGTCTACCAACGCGCGGACCAGTCGCTGTACCACGCCAAGAACCACGGCCGTGACGGGGTCTACGTCGCCGACGACACCGCGCCCGACGGCGCGCGGCGGGTGACACCGGAGGAATAG
- a CDS encoding AsmA family protein, which yields MTRTRKIAIGIVGAMALIVLVFVVVIATFDWNRAKPMINERASAAIGRPFAINGDLSVEWGREPAEGGWRAWVPWPHVVANDISVGNAPWAKAPHFATLKRGEFSLAPLPLLRQRVVIRKIQLTEPAADLERLADGRANWVFTLPESGEPSPWVLDINEIGFDKGRVGYVDEVLKADLTVLVDPLGKPVPFADVAGAAFVPQDGQAPAPRDYVFGWKVDGKFKGLATQGEGKVGGMLAMQDPKQPFPIQADVAIGGTKASVTGTLTDPANLGALDLRLKLAGASMAQLYPLTGVTLPDTPPYSTDGHLVAKLKNPGGAVFDYKDFNGKVGNSDLHGDISFALGAPRPKLTGKLLSKQLRMVDLGPLIGVPADGTKAAPADKAKDAPAKPKGGKVLPTQAFRTDRWRDMDADVELDAGRIVHDSKLPLSDLSVHVLLQDGKLTLDPFRFGIAGGTIGGTIKLDGAREAMDGRVDLRARRLRLKQLFPATDAMQKTLGELNGDMAVSGTGNSVAALLGTATGDVKMLVNDGVISRSLMEIAGLNVANYVVSKLFGDDEVNINCGAADLVMKNGQMTPRVFVFDTENALISITGSADFKNEKIDMDITPDSKGFRIFSLRSPLYVRGTFGDPDVGVHVGPLAARGAGMVALGVLLTPAAGLLALIAPSTNDENACGPLLEQMRKPPTAPAPKAK from the coding sequence ATGACGCGCACAAGAAAAATAGCGATCGGGATTGTAGGGGCTATGGCCCTCATCGTGCTGGTGTTCGTGGTGGTGATTGCCACCTTCGATTGGAACCGGGCCAAGCCCATGATCAACGAACGCGCCAGCGCCGCCATCGGGCGGCCCTTCGCCATCAATGGCGACCTGAGCGTCGAATGGGGCCGCGAGCCGGCCGAGGGCGGATGGCGCGCCTGGGTGCCCTGGCCGCACGTCGTCGCCAATGACATCTCGGTGGGCAATGCGCCATGGGCAAAGGCGCCGCATTTCGCCACGCTCAAGCGCGGCGAATTCAGCTTGGCGCCCTTGCCGCTGCTGCGCCAGCGCGTGGTCATCCGCAAGATCCAACTGACCGAGCCCGCCGCCGACCTGGAACGCCTGGCCGATGGCCGCGCGAACTGGGTCTTCACGCTGCCCGAATCCGGCGAACCGTCGCCGTGGGTACTGGACATCAACGAGATCGGATTCGACAAGGGTCGGGTCGGCTACGTCGACGAGGTTCTCAAGGCGGATCTGACGGTGCTGGTGGATCCCTTGGGCAAGCCCGTGCCTTTCGCGGACGTGGCCGGCGCCGCCTTCGTGCCCCAGGACGGGCAGGCGCCCGCGCCCCGTGACTACGTCTTCGGGTGGAAAGTGGATGGCAAATTCAAGGGCCTCGCGACCCAGGGCGAAGGCAAGGTTGGCGGCATGCTGGCCATGCAGGATCCCAAACAACCGTTTCCTATACAGGCCGACGTGGCCATTGGCGGCACCAAGGCGTCGGTCACCGGCACCTTGACCGACCCCGCCAACCTGGGCGCGTTGGACCTGCGCCTGAAACTGGCGGGTGCGTCGATGGCGCAGTTGTATCCGCTGACCGGCGTGACGCTGCCTGACACACCCCCGTATTCCACGGACGGGCACCTGGTGGCCAAGCTGAAGAATCCCGGCGGCGCGGTGTTCGACTACAAGGATTTCAACGGCAAGGTCGGCAATAGCGATCTGCACGGCGACATCTCGTTCGCGCTGGGCGCGCCCCGGCCCAAGCTCACCGGGAAATTGTTGTCCAAGCAATTGCGCATGGTGGACCTGGGGCCCTTGATCGGGGTGCCGGCCGACGGCACCAAGGCGGCCCCCGCCGACAAGGCCAAGGACGCGCCGGCCAAGCCCAAGGGCGGCAAGGTGCTGCCCACGCAGGCGTTCCGCACCGACCGCTGGCGCGACATGGACGCGGACGTTGAGCTGGATGCAGGCCGCATCGTGCACGACAGCAAGCTGCCCTTGTCCGATTTGTCGGTGCATGTGCTGCTTCAGGACGGCAAGCTGACGCTCGACCCATTTCGCTTCGGCATCGCGGGCGGCACCATCGGCGGCACCATCAAGCTGGATGGCGCCCGCGAGGCCATGGATGGGCGCGTGGACCTGCGCGCGCGCCGCCTGCGGCTCAAGCAACTGTTCCCCGCTACCGACGCCATGCAGAAAACGCTGGGCGAACTCAATGGCGACATGGCCGTCAGCGGCACCGGCAATTCGGTGGCGGCGCTGTTGGGCACGGCCACCGGCGACGTCAAGATGCTGGTCAACGACGGCGTCATCAGCCGCAGCCTGATGGAAATCGCCGGCTTGAACGTGGCCAACTACGTGGTGTCCAAACTGTTCGGCGACGATGAGGTGAATATCAATTGCGGCGCCGCCGACCTTGTCATGAAGAACGGCCAGATGACGCCGCGCGTTTTTGTCTTCGACACAGAAAATGCCTTGATCAGCATTACCGGCAGCGCCGACTTCAAAAACGAGAAGATCGATATGGACATCACGCCTGACAGCAAGGGCTTCCGCATCTTTTCCCTGCGTTCGCCCTTGTACGTGCGTGGCACTTTCGGCGACCCCGATGTGGGCGTACACGTGGGGCCGCTGGCCGCGCGCGGCGCGGGCATGGTGGCGCTGGGCGTGTTGCTGACGCCGGCGGCAGGCTTGCTGGCGCTGATTGCACCCAGCACGAACGATGAGAATGCCTGCGGACCCTTGCTGGAACAGATGCGCAAGCCGCCGACCGCGCCCGCCCCGAAGGCGAAATAG
- a CDS encoding LTA synthase family protein: MRHSTLIFVVAAFALLTLSRLALAAWQWQRVRNAGGLVPLLLGGLRIDAHQIAVLAALPAVLSPLLGHFPIAASIAGYWYLVAFILLAFLEVASPPFILEYDSRPNRLFVEYLKHPREVSGMLWRGYKLALLGGFGALAIIGWGAFNLFGHAQPDAQLAWWQMPIASVVILAIVILAIRGTLSHRPINPSSVAYCSDGMLNTLALNSLYNVFYAIYSMKNEKSASAVYGGMDEAKMHERVLTQSGLPNPPANPDYPSLHRQTATRKTARPLNLVIILEESLGAQYSAGLGGANLTPELDALAREAWTFTRAYATGTRSVRGLEAVTTGFLPTPAQAVLKLPRSQRGFFSLADLLGRHGYHSRFIYGGESHFDNMKGFFLGNGFKQIVDRADFVDPAFVGTWGASDEDMFNQLDRLLREDGDKPTFTLAFSVSNHTPWEYPAGRIQTEGNPATVENTVRYADWALGQFFERAKASPYWENTVFLVAADHDSRVFGASLVPVRHFHIPAVILGGGIEARRDDRLISQIDLPPTLLSLIGVDTEHPMIGHDLTRSTPGRAIMQYDSTYGYLKENDLLVLAPNKTPVQYRYTAPEDYAPVALNPELATEALAHALWPSWAYREGRYCLPGHTPETTAAPSSENPR, encoded by the coding sequence ATGCGGCATTCAACCTTGATTTTTGTCGTGGCGGCGTTTGCGCTACTGACGCTTAGCCGCTTGGCGCTGGCCGCCTGGCAGTGGCAGCGCGTGCGCAATGCCGGCGGCCTGGTCCCCTTGCTGCTGGGCGGGCTGCGCATCGACGCGCATCAGATCGCCGTGCTGGCCGCCTTGCCGGCGGTGTTGTCCCCCTTGCTGGGCCACTTTCCCATTGCCGCATCGATAGCCGGCTACTGGTATCTGGTCGCCTTCATCCTGCTGGCCTTCCTGGAAGTGGCCTCGCCGCCATTCATTCTGGAATACGACTCGCGCCCCAACCGGTTGTTTGTCGAATACCTGAAGCATCCGCGCGAAGTCTCGGGCATGCTTTGGCGCGGCTACAAGCTGGCGCTGCTGGGCGGTTTTGGCGCCCTGGCCATCATTGGGTGGGGTGCATTCAATCTATTCGGCCACGCCCAACCGGACGCGCAGCTTGCGTGGTGGCAAATGCCGATCGCCAGCGTGGTCATCCTGGCCATCGTCATTCTTGCCATACGCGGCACGCTGAGCCACCGGCCCATCAACCCGTCGTCGGTGGCCTATTGCTCGGACGGCATGCTCAACACGCTGGCGCTGAACTCGCTTTACAACGTGTTCTACGCCATCTACAGCATGAAGAACGAAAAGTCGGCGTCGGCGGTATACGGCGGCATGGACGAGGCCAAGATGCATGAGCGGGTGCTGACGCAGTCCGGCCTGCCCAACCCGCCCGCCAACCCCGACTACCCCAGCCTGCATCGCCAGACCGCCACGCGCAAGACGGCGCGCCCGCTGAACCTGGTGATCATCCTGGAAGAAAGCCTGGGCGCGCAGTACAGCGCGGGGCTGGGCGGCGCCAACCTGACGCCGGAACTGGACGCGCTGGCGCGCGAGGCCTGGACCTTTACCCGCGCCTATGCCACCGGCACCCGTTCCGTGCGCGGGCTGGAAGCGGTGACCACCGGTTTTCTGCCGACGCCGGCCCAAGCCGTCTTGAAACTGCCCCGTTCGCAACGCGGCTTTTTCTCATTGGCCGATCTGCTGGGCCGCCATGGCTACCATTCGCGCTTCATCTACGGCGGCGAATCGCACTTCGACAACATGAAGGGCTTCTTCCTAGGCAACGGCTTCAAGCAAATCGTTGACCGCGCCGACTTCGTCGACCCCGCCTTCGTGGGCACCTGGGGCGCCTCGGACGAAGACATGTTCAATCAGCTAGACCGCCTGCTGCGCGAGGACGGCGACAAGCCCACCTTCACGCTGGCCTTCAGCGTATCGAACCACACCCCTTGGGAATACCCCGCCGGGCGCATCCAGACCGAAGGCAACCCGGCCACCGTGGAAAACACCGTGCGCTATGCGGACTGGGCCCTGGGCCAGTTCTTTGAACGCGCCAAGGCCTCGCCCTATTGGGAGAACACCGTGTTCCTGGTGGCGGCCGACCATGACTCGCGCGTGTTCGGCGCCAGCCTGGTGCCCGTGCGCCACTTCCATATTCCTGCCGTGATCCTGGGCGGAGGCATCGAAGCGCGCCGCGACGACCGCCTGATCAGCCAGATCGACCTGCCCCCCACCCTGCTGTCCTTGATTGGCGTGGACACCGAGCACCCGATGATCGGCCACGACCTGACACGCAGCACCCCGGGCCGGGCCATCATGCAGTACGACAGCACCTACGGCTATCTGAAGGAAAACGACCTGCTGGTGCTGGCGCCCAACAAGACGCCGGTGCAGTACCGCTACACCGCGCCGGAAGACTATGCGCCCGTCGCGCTAAACCCTGAACTTGCCACCGAAGCGCTGGCGCATGCGCTGTGGCCCAGTTGGGCGTACCGCGAGGGCCGCTACTGCCTGCCCGGGCACACGCCCGAAACCACCGCCGCGCCCTCGTCGGAAAATCCGCGATAG
- a CDS encoding DNA-3-methyladenine glycosylase I translates to MNAKNDFPDGLARCGWVDTSAEYMAYHDTEWGRPQGDDRALFEQLCLEGFQSGLSWRTILNKREAFRRGFANFDPARVATFGDKQVQALLADAGIVRHRGKIEAVINNAGRALEMIDKEGSLAAFFWRFEAPAGAPSTLGASTSEQSITLSKALKKLGWKFVGPTTVYAFMQSVGMVNDHSPGCHCHALSDKARRGFKRPV, encoded by the coding sequence TTGAACGCCAAAAACGATTTTCCCGATGGCCTTGCCCGTTGCGGCTGGGTGGATACGTCCGCCGAATACATGGCCTATCACGACACCGAATGGGGCCGCCCGCAAGGCGACGACCGCGCGCTGTTTGAACAGCTCTGCCTTGAAGGTTTTCAGTCGGGGCTCAGTTGGCGCACCATCCTGAACAAGCGCGAAGCGTTCCGCCGTGGGTTCGCCAATTTCGATCCCGCCAGGGTGGCGACGTTTGGAGACAAGCAGGTGCAGGCCTTGCTGGCCGACGCCGGTATTGTGCGCCATCGCGGCAAGATTGAAGCCGTCATCAACAATGCGGGCCGCGCGCTGGAAATGATCGACAAAGAGGGGTCGCTGGCCGCGTTCTTCTGGCGCTTCGAGGCGCCGGCGGGGGCGCCGTCCACCTTGGGCGCTTCGACCTCGGAACAGTCCATTACCTTGTCCAAGGCGCTGAAGAAGCTCGGCTGGAAATTCGTGGGCCCCACCACCGTCTACGCGTTCATGCAGTCGGTGGGCATGGTCAATGACCACAGCCCGGGCTGCCATTGCCATGCGCTGAGTGACAAGGCGCGCCGGGGTTTCAAAAGGCCGGTGTAG